tgatgatggagagTCAATCTTTGATagattggaagaaatgagGGCCGTaaataagaagatgactGCCTTCACTATGAGGACGCATTTCAttaatcaatttcttgatgaaCTAGAGAGTGAAGGCCAATTAGAAATGGAGTTCAGATCCAAGGAGCCCCAGCCAATTAAATTAGAGTACAGGTCAAGACCCAAAGTTCTAGCAGCCCTAATAGGATTTCTACATATAGAGCTGGGGCCCGGTAAATCTAATGAATTCGTTCAGGagttcatcatcaaaggACGGAAATCGAGATTGAAGCAGTACAATCACAAAGGCTTGAATGAACTATATAGAGAGAAAACAACCACTGTGTATTAATTATGGGACTATTTATTAGTGTTCAAGCGTCCAAAGGGAACTGGCTTCCAGTTATCGTAAGTCTCGAAGAGACACACTGTAGAAGACTCGTCAAATTTACGCTTCATGTGAGCTGGCACAGAAGACTCGACCGCTGTATCTTTacccaacttcttctttggtatTTTAGTAGGGAGGCCAACAGTATCTGGAAGGCTGAACTTCTCCATAGTCTGAAGAACTTTGCTTACCTTTTCAGTCATCTGAATTTGCCTGAGATACTCTTCATTCAGCTGTAAGAAGAACTTTAAAAGAGCTATACTGTGCTCGTTGTTGTGGAGGCCAATGGACTGAGTTATCAATGGCACCGTTGTTTCGTTGACAAAGCCGACCGAACCAAACAAAATATTGCCTTTGGTAGCAATATATTCCAACCATTTCTGAGCCTGTTTCACCTCACCTTTACACCTTGGAAGCAAAAACCTGGTATCATTCTTGGCCAATACAAGGTCGAAATTGGCAGATTTTGATGcttcaagaaaaacagTCGAGCTTACAAACTGGATCAGTTTTCGGAACAAAACCATACAAAACTCTGGACCTAAACTCTGCAACACAGGCCTGTATAGGTATATGATTGAGCGCATTTTCTGATCATTGGGTGCCTTAGAACGAACGATCATGCCATCAGGCTGAAATATCATTACATTTGCAAGAAGATCGGCGTCATAACTCACAAAACTCGTCAATCTATCCATAGCGTACCAATATTTACGTCCACTGTTACTAGTATCGGAATGACTGTAAATCTTGTTGGGATCCTCCAACCTCACCTCCCTGACAATATCTAAATCACATCTTATTCGTCTTATGACATGAACAGAATCGTCATCAGTTTCAATTCCATATTCGGCCCGGAATTTGCCTGAACTCTTTTTCACCTCAGTCCAATAGTTAACTTCCAACCACTCCAAAGCCTTCTTGGCACTCCATCTCAACATCTCTAAAGACGGCAAACGTTCATGTGTTCCAATGTGTCTCAACTCAACAAAAAAGCTGGGGAGATCTATAGATTCTGCTAACCTGTGCAAACTCATAGCATAAGTAGACTGCTGACAAGGGTCCAATAAACCATTAACAAATTTGATAATAGACATAGTATAGCTCAATCTGACAGGAGTATCATCAGCACCGTTACCACTTAAACTTTCATCCAATAACATCGAAGACGTTATCAACGAAGTCATTTCAATAGAATGTGGTACGATGCCTCCTGGTTTGAAACGCCGCTACTTTCTGAATGGCTCTCCTTCTATTATCTTGACTGGTGGTGTCATAGAACCAGTTATGAAGAGGGATGAGGTCTTCTGGCGACTTATAAGGAGTTAAGCGTGCTTGGTACATGGAGGACAAATGGACGTAGTAGATAGGTAAAATATAGTAGGAAAAACAATCTAGTACCAAGGAGAAAAGTGACACCTTATATAATTTCTGGGcaagcaaaaaaaaaaaaaaaaaaatttagaGTGCGAAATAATTTCCTGCTCATTCATTTATCTGTCGCTCATTTGCGCTTATCCTTATCTGATCTTTGCCATACATTTGCCTTCTTCCTGTATTCATTGAATAATGTCATCCGAAACATCCTATTTCGCAATTGGGGTCACGGGACTAGTTGGTTCGcattttttgaatttggcTACAAAATCCAGCAATGTCAATAAGATTGTCACACTAAGCAGAAGAGAGCCTGTGCTTGATAAGTCCGGCAACAACAAGACGGTGTTTGAACCGATCGTCAGTAAGGACACTGATGAATGGCCGGAAATAATCAAAAGCAAATTAAATATTCCGGAGAACTCTAcgatcttctcatcattTGGCACTACGAGAAAGAATGCAGGTTCTGCAGAGAATTTTGTCAAGATTGATCATGACATCAACGTGAATGCGTTCAAAGCTGCCAAAGAATCTGGAAAATTCAGTACTGCAGTGTTGGTTTCATCGTTGGGTGCTAACAAAGACTCAATGTTTCTCTACCTGAGTACTAAGGGTaagattgaagaggatTTGAAGGCATTAAAGTTCACTAGAACTATTATTCTTCAACCTGGTATGTTGTTAGGGGAAAGAACGGTGTCTAAGGGATTGGGCAATTCTTTGGGAGAGAGAGTAGGAAGGTTTTTCAGAGGAACATTTGTGGAGGGATATATTGGAAGTCCAATTTATGCTGAAGAAGTGGCTAAAGCGGTCCTATTCTTGACTCAACAGCCAATCGACAAGCCAGGAGAGGTGTTGGTTGTCAAAAGTAAGGAATTGGTGGATTTAGTGAGGAAAAACAAGTTATAGTACGGTACAAGTCAGATATTTATTTTAATTTACGTTTATTCAGAATTTCAGAAGATATCCTTCATTAGATGTATCGGAATTATACAAACCAAGCACAAGCTTGAGTCAACTTAACGCAACTTTTGGAAACCAATGTCACTGGCCTTTTCTCTGAAACATTGTCTGCAAATGTCCAAGCCGTATTTTCTGATCAAACCAGAGTGAGAAGCGCAGATTCTGCACTGTCTAGAGCCCTTACCGTAGTTTCTTGGGTGGGAGTACCAAACGTTTGCGTGAGCCATCTATATGGGGTGTTAGTAAAGTGCTTGGTAAAAAGAGTACGAGATATGACGGACGAACAAGCGATAGAGGAATACAATTTTTGTTTCCTTGCCTCAGCATGTTGATGTTGTACTTGTAGCGCGTTGTACTTGTAGCTTCGTACTTGCAGCTTCGTACTTGTAGCTTCGTACTTGTAGCTCACGTTGTACATCATGTTTGAACCTTTAATATATTTCATGCATCTTTTTGAATCGTCTTTAATCGAACATCATTCTCTCTAGTTTCGGTAACTTACATTTGTATTTATATGATAGTTTGTCTATGAtaacaagaaaagaacgaaGCTAAGGTTATCAAAAGTTGTTAAGgttgaaaaattcatcCTGCACCTCCTAGTTCCTTGGGGGTgtggaaaatttttttcggCTTCCCTGGCAAAAAGAAGGGGATGCACTAATCGGCAAGGTAGCGAGAAAGCAGTGTTCGCGCTTTTCAAAGAGGGTTATTTAACACCTTATGAGATCACGTGAAAGTAGGCATTGTATTCATCTCTACACcactgaaaattttcagacttttcaGTATTTCAGTCCCTTATACTGAGATCAAGGTATAGACAAAGAAGGGAGAGAAGGGTAGACTATCGAGCTTTCAACTAATACTTACAATGGCAGGACATCGTACCACACTTAAGAAGTCTCAGAAAGCTTTTAAAAGTGGTCATGCCTCGAAAAGATCCATTAAGGCTGCAAGTAAAGGTAAAGTGGAGAAAAGTGATATCTCAGGACCCAAGACAGACAAGGTCCAGACGAAGTCCAATAGAAAGAACCTAGCCAAACaattaaagaagaataagattATTAAGACCTTGAATCAACGTGCTTTGTTTGCAAATGGCAGAACGGAGCGGATTATCACTTTCATTCCGTTGACCTCTAATCTCACTGCCAAAGATATGGTTAATCAGTTACTGAAGGACGAAGGTATAACcgttcaagaagaaatttGCGTCAAGTCTCTTTTAATCCATCGTTACAAAgcaaatttgaaggtgatatTACCCGATATGTCCAGTTTTACAGCGGTCCTTGATGCTGCAAAGGTTGCTGACTTCGTTGTCTTTGGCCTCAGTGCTACCGAGGAGGTGGATCCAAATTTTGGAGAACAGATTATCAGAGCAGTGGAATACCAGGGTATAGCATCGACTTATTGCATGGTGCCTGATGTTGTCAGCacctttccaaagaagaagaatcttcaagaagacaTTGCAAAATCGCTTTATTCTTACTTTGGCCATTTCTTCCCTGACTGTCAGAAACTATATATGACGGAGAATCAGTCGGATTCGTTGAATCTGTTGAGAAACCTCTGCCAGAAGTTCCCAAAATCTGTTCGTTGGAGAGATGCTCGTGGCTTCATGATTGTCGACCATATAAGCACTGCTGTGAAAAATAATGCGCAGAATGACGAAGGATACTTGGTTGTTGAAGGTACTGTGAGGGGAAGTGGATTCTGTGCCAACAATTTGGTTCAATTGGATGATTTGGGAGATTATCAGGTTGATAGATTGGAGAGATTGGCCAAGAATGGTGATGTGTCAGAAAATATAGTtgcagatgaagagatccGAGAAAGCTTGGATGAATTATTACCAATAGAGGACGAGcagatggatgaagatattcaagaagtagatgaagaagaaaatgggaACGGAATGGAAGACCCTTATGATCTTGTGAAGAGAGATGTTCAAGAAACTATCCATCACCATAGGAAATTGCCTAAGGGAGTCTCTGCGTATCAAGCCAAATGGCTAttagatgatgatattaatgagatgattgaagaaagagggGAGGCATCCGAtactgatgatgagactAGACCTGAAATGCCATATAGACCCGAAGAtcagtttgaagaaggagatctcAGGAGGGATCACGCACAGAAtaaagaaatggaaatggaaTCTGATGATGGTGAGGAAAATTCCCAAATGGAGACGGATCTATTACCTGAAGAGGAGGCCAGACAGTTAGAGCtgttcaagaagagagcCAAAGAGGAATTGGAATTTCCCGATGAGATCGAGCTACACCCAGAGGAAAAAGCTGTTGATAGACTCCGTAAATATAGAGGAGTGAAATCCCTTTCAGACTGTCTTTGGGATtacgatgaagaagattccagTAGACCATCTGAATGGCTAAGATACCTTCGAGTCAAAAACTATGATGCCACGAGAAAGAGGATTGGCCAGCAGTACCAAAAGGCCGTGGATGTGAGAGCGGGAGAGAAATGCAGGATGTATATTACAGTTTCTGCTGGCGTATTAAACCAAATGCGGAATCCGGCTGTCGTCCCATTTGTTGTCTATGGACTATTTGCACACGAACATAAACTTGCAGTCTGCAATTTTGCATGCCAGACGTGGGAAAGCTACGCGTTGCCTATAAAGTCAAAGGAGTCCATCTACGTTCAGTATGGATCCAGAAGAGTGGCAGTACAGCCCCTGTTTTCGCAACCTTCGCATAATCCTAATAATTTGTCCAAGTTTGTGAGATTTCTACAGGTTGGGTCTTCAGCTGTTGCTACAGTCGTGGCACCTATCAGTTTCACAACCTCTCCAGCATTATTCTACAAGCAAACGGAGGATGGAAAGGTGCAAATCATGGCTCAAGGTACGTTCATGAATTCCGACTATACGAGAATAATAGCCAAGAGATCTGTATTAACTGGGGAGGTTCTTAAGATTCATAAGACAACTGTCACTATTAGGTATATGTTCTTCCACTACGAAGACGTTTTGGCCTATCAAAATGTCCCATTGTTCTCTAAGATGGGACGTTCTGGCCTTATTAAGGAGTCTTTGGGAACCCACGGTTACCTTAAGGCTACGTTTGATGCAAAACTTAATGCACAGGATATTGTTGCTATGGCATTGTATAAAAGGATGTGGCCTCGAAACGCTACAAATTAACTAGAACTAGAATAGAAATGGTGTGTAATGTTAAGcgggtgaaaaattaatgATAAGGGCTCACTTAGAGCTCACTTGGAGCTCACTGTTTTACTGCATTCCTCTTGTATTCAAGCATGTCCGCATTTATGACTGATCTTCCTGCACATTCAAGCACCGGGTCAAATGGCCTCTTCACTTGTTTGTCATGTCAAATCAAATTTCCTTCTGCAGAGATGCAGAGAATTCATATGAAGACGGAATGGCATCGCTATAACTTGAAGAGACGAGTGGCTGAACTTCCTGCGGTCGATGCTGAAGTTTTTGAgctcaaagttcttcaacagaGAGTAAGAGAAGAGCAGTATGATGAGTTTGGGTTTGTCAAgctcaaagaaaagacacCTAAGAAAACGCTTCGGGAACGTCGTATAGCTAGATCAGGCCGACCCAATATACAGAGGGTAGTGGAAAGGTCGTTAAGTCCGGTCTCGGCGATCTCGAGTGCAAGCACGTTCACTTTGGGAACTGCCAGTGAAATTACTGAAGTCGGCTTTGCAGAGGATCTTTTGTCGGAAGGGGTGACCACGGATACAGAGAGATATTTTTCAAcggacgaagaagagggagATTTTGACTCCGATCTGAATgcaaaagagattgaagagtttgacCTCGATGAAGAGGACCAGGAAATACCTGTAACTGCCTGCTTCTATTGCGATCAAAAGAGCAATCAATTGGAAACAAACGTCAATCATATGTTCAGAAAGCATGGATTATATATTCCCGAGAGATCATACTTGGCAGATATTGAAGGACTATTGAGCTATATCTCAAATTCGATCGCTTTGGACAAACAATGCTTGAAATGTGGCTTTATCGGAAAGAACCTCGAGAGTATCAGACAGCATGTCATAGAGAAAGGACACTGTGTGCTACCATATGAAACCAAAGACGAAAGGGATGCAGTCAAACAGTTCTACAATTTTGATACAACGTTAGAGCAACATAAAGGTGAGAATAAGAGTGTCAcgtttgaagagattgatgatgtcaTTGAATGTTGGACCTCTGAGTACACTACAGCTACTCTGGACGAGACTGGAACACAGCTCTGTCTTCCAAATGGAGTACGACTCGGAAATAGAAAATATGCTAGATATTACAAGCAGAATATCCCGGACATTAGGGATAAAGTTATACTAGAAAGCGAGAAAACAGTGGCTACCGTCTATGCTAAAGCAGACGAGTTGAACCGGTTGAGAGAAAGGCTCAGAAAGCAAGAAATCAGAGAGATCGGCATTATTGAAATGAGAGGCAGGTCAAGAGATATAGCTAGacagttgaagaagtgcAATAACAACAAATACTTTCGTGACGAGATATTATGATACTAATTTAGTTTCTATTCAGCTTCCCAGAGAGCGTTGCTATGTAATTTGTCCTTTTTGGAGTACCTAATGCCGAACTGGTTTCAATAGGGGAAGATTGCAATATTGTGTCATCCTGGAAGCCCTTAGAATCGAACTCGATCGGGGTATCACCAGATTCGGAGTTCTGTGGTATCACTGCATCATCTGTTTCCTTAGCCTCGTCGCTTTGCTTATACTCATCAAGCCTCTTCTGAGACTTATTGAATGCCATGAGAAGTTTTTCCGAATTGCTACTGTCAGGTAAGCCTTTTTTGACCTTACTTTTTCCTTCCTCCAAAGGAAGGTTGGCGATAGGAGCAATGGCACTGAGTctattttgaagaactttgaaCGAGTTTGACTGCGGCAATAACATCAATAATCCATACAAACACTTGAACAAATAGAGGTTTTCACGGGGATTCAAGAGATCGAGACGAAGCTTGGCAAATACAGGACTCTCGAGAAGCTGGATCAAGAGATCCAATTGGATAAGAATACTCAATGAAATATCATAGTTGGCCATCTGGGACACAATCTGCCAGCTCAACTTATACTTGGATGTAAGTAATGTCAAACAGAGCAAAGACGGTGAATTTAGTGACCAACAGGTGAAcaaatcttcaaacaaCTCCTTAGACTCTCCATTGATGAGTTTTCGTCTCAATTTTTGGAGTTCAGGTGCAATGATCAAGTTATTATTcaagatttggatgacaATCGAGACAAAGCTGAGGTTCGACTCATCCTCAGAGAGAACTCTAGAGATCGACTTGTAAACTCTTTCTGAGTCCAAAGATTTACAGATGGTTCTAACAATGAAGTCTGCACGAGTATCCAACAACTTTCTGTCTTTTTTGAATAGATTCACAAGATCAACCATAAACGATTGGAAGTACTTGTCATCGCTTTGGTTGGATATTTTTGAAAGCAGTTCCAAGTCCTTGTCAATGACATTATTTGACGAATCATTCAAGGCCTTTAGTAACATCACAAATATATTATCAGAATGTTCCAGGAATGTAGGCGGGTCTTTGTCATGAAGCATGATTAGCCAATCCAACGCTGCTAATCGCGTCgattctttctcattgaGGAATTGGAGTGTGAGCTGGTTAACAATCAACGTGTAGTTGATTTCATGTTCGTCAGTGGATGCAAGCTCCATTAATTTGGCGTTGAGGTCCACTGCCATTGTCTGTAACTGGTAGTTACTGTGGGAAATAATGGTCAATAAAACAGAGAGTAGTTTGGgcatgaagatgataaatgaagaaggtgaaagtTCTAGAAGGCTGCGTAGCCATTGTAGAACCATCAATTGAATGGACTCTTCCGTGGAATCaagattgttgatgagaataTCAATAATCTTGGGATAGTCAACTACGACATCTTGTCCGGGAATGTATAAgccatcatcttcatcagcGCTATGGgtctcttcatctgaatcTTTAAGAATGCCTTTACTTAActtatccttcttcagttcttcctccttttgCTTTACAGCCTGTTTGACCTCATAAATACCTTTGATTTCATGCAATAGAAGTTTAAGAAAATTTTCAGTGACAACTCTAACATCTTCCAAAGACGAACTAAGATACGATAATAGCGGATCAAAGAACGAAGAAAGGTATGATATCATCTCCAAGTCGGGAATAGAGTCTAGCAACCTCAACCAGCTCACAAGAAACATTCTAGTGTAAGGATTCGTTGCGTACATGCGCTCTTTCAAAAGGGGAATGAATTTAGATAACGAAAATGCCGTAGGAAGCTGCGGTTGATACACCTGAAGTGTTTTGCCTGTTCTCGGATCTATCAGTGTAGCGGCGGGAGGTGCTTCTACAGGTATGGCCAACACAGACACATAAGTAGCAGCCTTTTCACTAACAATATCCTTAATCAATCTATCCAATATATCAGCAGCATTTTTTACACTCATCTCTGGATCAGCGACCAACTTACAGAGCACATCAAATATCTCGTTGAAATAGATCAGaatttctccttttgaAACTTTGGCAATATTGTAAAGAGCCTCACAGGCAAAGTATCGAACCATTGGATCTTGATCCCCAAAGCAGGCTAGAACTGGGTGCATTATCCCTTCCAAATACTGGGGAACCTCATTCTGGCCGAGAGCTATGGCCACGGCTGCTAAACCAATCAATCCTCCGTATCTAGCATTTGGCTGATGAACAGCATAAGCGTAGTCATTTCGCAATTCCTTGATTATCAATTGAATCTTCTCCGACTCTTCTCCATTACTGATACAATCTTTGACAACACGTTCCAATTCTAGAGCCGCTGCCTTTCTCTTATCATAGATTCGATCATTGAGGCCACGTTTAATCGATTTGTCTACGAGATCGTTAGTAATTAGAAAAACTAGAAACAAAACTGCAACTCTTCTAAGGTCAACTTACCCATAATGGGGGAACTCTCCAATAAACTCAGGGAGAAAAGAGTGTAAGCAAAGAAACAGTAATGATTCAGTCCTGAAGCGCGATCTGAAAGCATGTACACTAGATCGACGCGACACGAAACGCGTCGACCGTCCTCGACTAAA
The sequence above is a segment of the Brettanomyces nanus chromosome 4, complete sequence genome. Coding sequences within it:
- a CDS encoding uncharacterized protein (BUSCO:EOG09340ZRI) codes for the protein MAGHRTTLKKSQKAFKSGHASKRSIKAASKGKVEKSDISGPKTDKVQTKSNRKNLAKQLKKNKIIKTLNQRALFANGRTERIITFIPLTSNLTAKDMVNQLLKDEGITVQEEICVKSLLIHRYKANLKVILPDMSSFTAVLDAAKVADFVVFGLSATEEVDPNFGEQIIRAVEYQGIASTYCMVPDVVSTFPKKKNLQEDIAKSLYSYFGHFFPDCQKLYMTENQSDSLNLLRNLCQKFPKSVRWRDARGFMIVDHISTAVKNNAQNDEGYLVVEGTVRGSGFCANNLVQLDDLGDYQVDRLERLAKNGDVSENIVADEEIRESLDELLPIEDEQMDEDIQEVDEEENGNGMEDPYDLVKRDVQETIHHHRKLPKGVSAYQAKWLLDDDINEMIEERGEASDTDDETRPEMPYRPEDQFEEGDLRRDHAQNKEMEMESDDGEENSQMETDLLPEEEARQLELFKKRAKEELEFPDEIELHPEEKAVDRLRKYRGVKSLSDCLWDYDEEDSSRPSEWLRYLRVKNYDATRKRIGQQYQKAVDVRAGEKCRMYITVSAGVLNQMRNPAVVPFVVYGLFAHEHKLAVCNFACQTWESYALPIKSKESIYVQYGSRRVAVQPLFSQPSHNPNNLSKFVRFLQVGSSAVATVVAPISFTTSPALFYKQTEDGKVQIMAQGTFMNSDYTRIIAKRSVLTGEVLKIHKTTVTIRYMFFHYEDVLAYQNVPLFSKMGRSGLIKESLGTHGYLKATFDAKLNAQDIVAMALYKRMWPRNATN
- a CDS encoding uncharacterized protein (BUSCO:EOG09340PRH), whose translation is MDKSIKRGLNDRIYDKRKAAALELERVVKDCISNGEESEKIQLIIKELRNDYAYAVHQPNARYGGLIGLAAVAIALGQNEVPQYLEGIMHPVLACFGDQDPMVRYFACEALYNIAKVSKGEILIYFNEIFDVLCKLVADPEMSVKNAADILDRLIKDIVSEKAATYVSVLAIPVEAPPAATLIDPRTGKTLQVYQPQLPTAFSLSKFIPLLKERMYATNPYTRMFLVSWLRLLDSIPDLEMISYLSSFFDPLLSYLSSSLEDVRVVTENFLKLLLHEIKGIYEVKQAVKQKEEELKKDKLSKGILKDSDEETHSADEDDGLYIPGQDVVVDYPKIIDILINNLDSTEESIQLMVLQWLRSLLELSPSSFIIFMPKLLSVLLTIISHSNYQLQTMAVDLNAKLMELASTDEHEINYTLIVNQLTLQFLNEKESTRLAALDWLIMLHDKDPPTFLEHSDNIFVMLLKALNDSSNNVIDKDLELLSKISNQSDDKYFQSFMVDLVNLFKKDRKLLDTRADFIVRTICKSLDSERVYKSISRVLSEDESNLSFVSIVIQILNNNLIIAPELQKLRRKLINGESKELFEDLFTCWSLNSPSLLCLTLLTSKYKLSWQIVSQMANYDISLSILIQLDLLIQLLESPVFAKLRLDLLNPRENLYLFKCLYGLLMLLPQSNSFKVLQNRLSAIAPIANLPLEEGKSKVKKGLPDSSNSEKLLMAFNKSQKRLDEYKQSDEAKETDDAVIPQNSESGDTPIEFDSKGFQDDTILQSSPIETSSALGTPKRTNYIATLSGKLNRN